A single genomic interval of Nitrospirota bacterium harbors:
- a CDS encoding glycogen/starch/alpha-glucan phosphorylase, producing MKKEGHISEKTTTDVAVCGSLKDDIQRHIVSILGNDYRTPRKDTFYNGLAYCVRDRLIERWLNSQRSYYKSGAKRVYYLSMEFLPGRFLKNYILNLSLEKECREALEGTDFSLADLETEENDPGLGNGGLGRLASCFLDSLASLNIPSYGYGIRYDYGIFFQKIVNGWQVELCDNWFRKGNPWEIDRRGFLYTVKFYGRSDRYLDEAGNMRCQWADADTVDAMACDILIPGYGTDIVNNMRLWAAISSFEFNMEFYNHGDYMKAMEVKMLRENITKVLYPSDEMEQGRMLRLKQQYFFVAATFQDIFRRFRKRETPFSKLPEMIAVQLNDTHPAISIAELMRLLLDEERLCWEEAWDICVRTFAYTNHTVLPEALEKWPVEMIGKLLPRHLEIIYEINHRFLQEVEQRYPSDLDRLARMSLIEEGPQKKVRMAHLAIVGSHSVNGVAELHTRILKTSLFRDFDEFFPGRIRNVTNGITQRRWLLQANPGLSALITSQIGNGWITDLYDLKKLIPLAEDPLFRAAWREVKRSNKALLGQYILRKTGIVVDEESLYDMQIKRIHEYKRQLLNILHVITLYNRLKHDPQTDMVPRTVIFSGKAAPGYFFAKLIIKLVNDIARTVNSDAEVSRKLKVVFLPNYCISQAEKVIPAADLSEQISTAGMEASGTSNMKLALNGALTIGTLDGANIEIMEEVGQENMFIFGMKIDEVSSMRVNGYNPWDYYHNDADLRKALDMIGWGFFSSEKKDLYMPIFNALLHGGDRYLILADYRSYVQAQDAAGAAYRNAEDWSRRSILNTANMGKFSSDRAVMEYADNIWGLNKR from the coding sequence ATGAAAAAGGAAGGACATATTTCGGAGAAGACGACGACAGACGTTGCTGTCTGTGGCAGCTTAAAAGATGACATCCAAAGACATATTGTATCCATTCTGGGCAATGACTACCGCACGCCGAGAAAAGACACGTTTTATAACGGACTGGCCTACTGCGTGCGCGACCGGCTTATTGAGCGCTGGCTGAATTCTCAGAGGTCATATTATAAAAGCGGGGCGAAAAGGGTCTATTACCTTTCGATGGAGTTTCTGCCGGGCCGGTTTCTGAAAAACTATATCCTGAACCTGTCCCTCGAAAAAGAATGCAGGGAGGCGCTCGAGGGCACCGATTTTTCCCTTGCAGATCTCGAGACCGAGGAGAATGACCCCGGCCTCGGCAATGGCGGCCTTGGAAGACTCGCATCCTGTTTTCTGGATTCGCTTGCGAGCCTGAACATTCCAAGCTATGGCTACGGCATCAGGTACGACTACGGCATCTTTTTCCAGAAGATCGTCAACGGCTGGCAGGTTGAACTCTGCGACAACTGGTTCAGGAAGGGAAACCCCTGGGAGATTGACCGCAGGGGTTTTCTGTACACAGTTAAATTCTACGGCCGGTCTGACCGCTACCTTGACGAGGCGGGAAATATGCGCTGCCAATGGGCAGATGCAGACACGGTAGATGCCATGGCCTGCGACATCCTCATCCCCGGCTACGGGACAGACATCGTCAATAATATGCGCCTTTGGGCGGCCATTTCGAGTTTCGAGTTCAATATGGAGTTCTATAATCATGGCGATTACATGAAGGCCATGGAAGTCAAGATGCTGAGGGAAAATATTACCAAGGTGCTCTATCCAAGCGATGAGATGGAGCAGGGCAGGATGCTGAGACTCAAGCAGCAGTATTTTTTTGTAGCAGCAACGTTTCAGGACATTTTCAGGAGGTTCAGGAAGCGCGAGACCCCCTTCAGCAAACTCCCAGAGATGATCGCGGTCCAGCTCAATGACACCCATCCTGCCATAAGCATTGCCGAACTGATGCGTCTGCTTTTGGACGAGGAGCGCCTCTGCTGGGAAGAGGCCTGGGACATCTGCGTCCGCACCTTTGCCTATACGAACCATACCGTGCTGCCCGAGGCGCTCGAAAAGTGGCCGGTCGAGATGATCGGAAAGCTGCTGCCCCGCCACCTGGAGATAATCTATGAAATCAACCACCGGTTCCTGCAGGAAGTCGAGCAGCGATACCCCTCTGACCTCGACCGGTTGGCAAGGATGTCGCTGATTGAAGAAGGGCCGCAAAAGAAAGTGCGCATGGCACACCTGGCAATCGTCGGCAGTCATTCCGTAAACGGCGTTGCTGAGCTGCATACGCGAATTCTGAAGACTTCCCTGTTCAGGGATTTTGATGAGTTCTTTCCCGGTCGTATCAGGAATGTAACCAACGGCATTACGCAGCGCAGGTGGCTGCTCCAGGCAAATCCTGGCCTTTCGGCACTTATTACTTCCCAGATCGGTAATGGCTGGATCACTGACCTGTATGACCTGAAAAAGCTCATCCCTCTTGCGGAAGACCCCTTGTTCCGCGCTGCCTGGCGGGAGGTGAAGAGGTCCAACAAGGCGCTGCTTGGCCAGTATATCCTTCGCAAGACCGGTATTGTTGTGGATGAAGAATCACTCTATGATATGCAGATAAAGCGTATTCACGAGTATAAACGGCAGCTCCTGAACATCCTTCATGTCATTACGCTTTACAATCGCCTCAAACATGATCCGCAGACAGACATGGTGCCAAGGACCGTAATTTTCTCCGGCAAGGCCGCACCAGGCTATTTCTTTGCCAAGCTGATCATCAAACTGGTCAATGATATCGCAAGGACTGTCAACAGTGATGCAGAGGTCAGCAGAAAACTGAAAGTAGTCTTTCTGCCAAACTACTGCATATCGCAGGCCGAGAAGGTGATACCGGCGGCTGACCTGTCGGAGCAGATATCCACAGCCGGCATGGAGGCCTCAGGGACAAGCAACATGAAACTGGCGCTCAACGGCGCCCTTACCATCGGCACGCTTGACGGTGCGAATATCGAGATCATGGAAGAGGTGGGACAGGAAAACATGTTCATCTTCGGAATGAAGATCGACGAAGTAAGCAGCATGCGGGTAAACGGATACAATCCGTGGGACTACTACCATAACGATGCAGACCTCAGAAAAGCTTTGGACATGATCGGCTGGGGCTTCTTTTCGTCTGAAAAGAAGGACCTTTATATGCCGATTTTCAATGCCCTGCTTCATGGCGGAGACCGTTACCTGATCCTAGCCGATTACCGCTCATATGTTCAGGCGCAGGACGCGGCCGGTGCTGCGTACCGCAACGCCGAGGACTGGTCGCGCAGGTCTATCCTCAATACCGCCAATATGGGGAAATTTTCGAGCGACCGCGCCGTAATGGAATATGCAGACAATATCTGGGGACTGAACAAGCGGTAA
- a CDS encoding BrnT family toxin: protein MKLINWNTEKSLNLKASRGICFEDIVFYIENGDILDDYQHPNQNKYPEQRIMVIGINNYAYLVPYVEDVEELFLKTIIPSRKATESYFGGKK from the coding sequence ATGAAGCTGATAAACTGGAATACCGAAAAAAGCCTTAATCTCAAAGCATCAAGGGGTATTTGCTTTGAGGATATCGTGTTTTATATTGAAAACGGCGACATTTTGGATGACTACCAACATCCGAATCAGAATAAATATCCGGAACAGAGAATTATGGTAATCGGAATTAATAATTATGCATATCTTGTTCCTTATGTTGAGGATGTGGAAGAACTATTCCTGAAAACTATTATTCCGAGCAGAAAGGCAACAGAAAGTTATTTCGGAGGTAAGAAATGA
- a CDS encoding antitoxin, whose protein sequence is MKTKLSKEEQEILDSFEKGEWIPVKNLSKRKAELMKFAKNTLKKDKRLNIRISERDLNELQRKAVAEGLPYQTYVSSIIHKFLSGKLIEAKNC, encoded by the coding sequence ATGAAGACAAAATTGTCTAAAGAAGAACAGGAAATATTGGATAGTTTTGAAAAAGGCGAGTGGATACCGGTAAAAAACCTGTCAAAGAGAAAAGCAGAACTGATGAAATTTGCAAAAAACACTCTAAAGAAAGACAAAAGATTAAACATAAGAATTTCTGAAAGAGATTTAAACGAACTGCAACGCAAGGCAGTAGCAGAAGGCTTGCCATATCAGACGTATGTTTCCAGCATCATTCATAAATTCCTGAGCGGCAAACTTATAGAAGCAAAGAACTGCTAA
- a CDS encoding class I SAM-dependent methyltransferase, with translation MSLPVAPFGPPESDSLLRDNLSLFTGGLKDLPLLDLACGDGHNGLVLALRDFSVVLADRSDEALKQAAETAASLGVPVTLRHIDLERENSDPFENDIFSAVLVFRYLHRPLIPFIRKAIRKGGLLMYETFTLEQAQFGKPKNPDHLLQPGELRSWFQDWEIIHSFEGIKKNPKKAVAQLICRKP, from the coding sequence ATGTCACTGCCCGTAGCCCCATTCGGACCGCCTGAGTCTGACTCCCTGCTCAGGGATAACCTCTCACTTTTTACTGGTGGGCTGAAGGATCTTCCGCTGCTCGATCTTGCCTGCGGCGATGGCCATAACGGCCTCGTCCTCGCTTTGAGAGATTTTTCCGTTGTCCTTGCGGACCGGTCAGATGAGGCCCTGAAGCAGGCCGCAGAGACAGCTGCATCGCTCGGCGTTCCCGTAACACTGAGGCATATCGATCTCGAACGGGAAAACAGCGATCCGTTTGAAAACGATATCTTCAGCGCAGTGCTTGTCTTTCGGTATCTTCATCGGCCGCTCATCCCCTTTATCAGAAAAGCCATCAGGAAAGGCGGTCTTCTTATGTATGAGACCTTTACATTAGAGCAGGCCCAATTCGGAAAACCGAAGAATCCTGATCATCTGCTTCAGCCGGGAGAACTGCGGTCATGGTTTCAGGATTGGGAGATCATTCATTCCTTTGAAGGCATTAAGAAAAACCCGAAGAAAGCAGTTGCACAGCTCATCTGCAGAAAACCGTAA
- a CDS encoding N-acetyltransferase: MPTRKKRLLFRQTEGLSERGWTALKIRKAHISDIRDIQKLVNEFARKEQMIPRSLNELYENLRDFVIAEDKKVIVGVSALHVLWDDLAEVRSLAVKKEFHKKGIGRKMVEHCLIEAKELGVKRVFVLTYQPEFFKKLGFKDTDKAELPQKIWGDCIRCPKFPECDEHALIRNV, translated from the coding sequence ATGCCGACCCGAAAAAAGCGGCTGCTTTTTCGGCAAACCGAGGGCTTGTCAGAAAGGGGATGGACTGCATTGAAAATACGTAAGGCCCATATCAGCGATATCAGGGATATCCAGAAGCTCGTAAACGAATTCGCCCGCAAGGAGCAGATGATACCGAGGTCGCTCAACGAACTGTATGAAAACCTCAGGGACTTTGTGATTGCCGAGGATAAGAAGGTCATCGTAGGCGTCAGCGCCCTTCATGTGCTCTGGGATGATCTTGCCGAGGTGCGCTCGCTCGCCGTGAAAAAAGAGTTTCACAAAAAAGGCATCGGCAGAAAGATGGTTGAACACTGCCTGATCGAGGCAAAAGAACTCGGCGTCAAACGGGTCTTTGTCCTTACATACCAGCCAGAATTCTTTAAGAAATTAGGATTCAAGGATACGGACAAAGCAGAACTGCCGCAGAAGATCTGGGGCGACTGCATCCGCTGTCCCAAATTCCCGGAGTGCGACGAGCATGCACTCATCAGGAATGTGTAG
- a CDS encoding 2-oxoacid:acceptor oxidoreductase family protein, protein MEKKIIIAGSGGQGILFLGRMLMSAAMLEGRDVTWFPSYGAEMRGGTANCTVIIADEMIGSPVVTTPDILIVMNRASLERFLPGLRKDGLLFYDSSLIPGKIARKDVIAVAVPSTRIAGDQDNQKSANMVMLGAFIAKTALLRQKTIFSIFEDNADPKKAAAFSANRGLVRKGMDCIENT, encoded by the coding sequence TTGGAGAAGAAGATAATCATCGCAGGCTCCGGCGGACAGGGCATACTTTTTCTCGGCAGGATGCTCATGTCGGCAGCCATGCTCGAAGGCAGGGACGTCACCTGGTTCCCCTCATACGGCGCTGAAATGCGCGGTGGCACAGCAAACTGCACCGTGATCATCGCTGACGAAATGATCGGGTCTCCTGTGGTCACGACGCCGGATATCCTCATCGTGATGAACAGGGCATCACTTGAACGCTTCCTGCCGGGCCTCAGAAAAGACGGCCTGCTTTTCTATGACTCTTCGCTTATCCCGGGCAAGATAGCAAGGAAGGACGTCATTGCCGTCGCGGTGCCTTCAACCCGGATTGCAGGCGATCAGGACAATCAGAAGTCGGCCAACATGGTAATGCTCGGCGCCTTTATCGCAAAAACTGCATTGCTCAGACAAAAAACCATATTCAGCATATTTGAGGACAATGCCGACCCGAAAAAAGCGGCTGCTTTTTCGGCAAACCGAGGGCTTGTCAGAAAGGGGATGGACTGCATTGAAAATACGTAA
- a CDS encoding 2-oxoglutarate oxidoreductase: MKKVFERPRSLKPDAFRYCPGCGHSLVHRLIAECIDALGIREKVIGIAPVGCAVFAYDYFNFDILEAAHGRPPAAATALKRIMPDRIIFAYQGDGDLAAIGTAEIIHAANRGENFSVFFINNATYGMTGGQMAPTTITGQRTTTTPTGRDLKSTGYPLKVSELLSTLEGVAYIQRVAVDSYKNLVTARKAIEKAFRYQIEGKGFSLIEILSPCPTDWGMSPRAAAEWVRTTLSQTYPLGLVKDKYPGSN; the protein is encoded by the coding sequence GTGAAAAAAGTATTTGAGCGACCCAGGAGTCTGAAACCGGATGCATTCCGGTACTGTCCCGGCTGCGGCCACAGCCTCGTGCACAGGCTTATTGCAGAATGTATCGATGCGCTCGGCATCCGGGAGAAGGTCATCGGCATAGCGCCTGTGGGCTGCGCTGTTTTTGCATACGATTACTTCAATTTCGACATACTCGAAGCAGCGCATGGCAGACCCCCGGCCGCGGCCACAGCGCTCAAAAGGATCATGCCTGACAGGATCATCTTCGCCTATCAGGGAGACGGAGACCTTGCGGCAATCGGCACCGCTGAAATCATCCATGCGGCCAACAGGGGCGAGAATTTCTCGGTCTTCTTCATTAATAACGCGACCTATGGCATGACCGGTGGACAGATGGCGCCGACAACGATCACCGGCCAGAGAACAACCACCACGCCCACGGGCAGGGACCTGAAGAGCACGGGCTATCCGCTGAAAGTCTCCGAACTCCTCTCGACCCTTGAAGGCGTCGCATACATCCAGCGGGTTGCGGTTGATTCGTATAAGAACCTGGTTACCGCAAGAAAGGCCATAGAAAAGGCCTTCAGATACCAGATCGAAGGCAAGGGCTTCAGTCTGATCGAGATCCTGTCACCCTGCCCTACTGACTGGGGCATGAGCCCACGGGCAGCAGCAGAATGGGTCAGGACGACCCTCTCGCAGACCTACCCACTGGGGCTGGTTAAAGATAAATACCCGGGAAGCAACTGA
- a CDS encoding diguanylate cyclase, producing the protein MKIVSTDKNAHKDQAEFISLDLIPDPFIILRSDGTVLDANLSFFTLIGMDRDAVIDKNFNEITLLDGLSVKISQSFSSGSEDFERIVFHNRHFEVLILPFRHSGITYLIRIVIKDITNFIRLEKELLKRNKELIIINTLSSAFISSENMDLVMEDLIEKVLLITDFHTGFLMMSEDERLKLKTSKGLSPDLQNFILAGGIETICHDALRIQEPMYIVERTAISRVPVLREEGFVFIVAIPLLSSQKAIGLLFLASRVNREMDFDFAALLSLVGNHVSHIIDKIKLFQETKRLSITDGLTGLFNSRYFYRYLDLEISRTKRYGSSFSLMLFDIDNFKRLNDTYGHQAGDEVLQELARIFKSVSRETDVVVRYGGEEFVIILPNTAEDEAITLAGRILQSVRETEIKINATETVNITVSGGVASFPQNASTAKDLLNAADSAMYAAKTAGRNTIVCYQGNVREKSI; encoded by the coding sequence ATGAAGATTGTCTCCACTGATAAAAACGCTCACAAGGACCAGGCAGAGTTCATCTCTCTGGATCTCATACCCGACCCTTTTATTATCCTGAGGTCCGACGGCACCGTCCTTGATGCCAACCTGAGTTTTTTTACGCTCATTGGGATGGATAGAGATGCGGTGATCGACAAGAACTTTAATGAAATAACCCTGCTTGACGGGCTTTCCGTTAAAATCTCCCAGTCCTTCTCCTCAGGCTCGGAGGATTTTGAGAGGATCGTCTTTCATAACAGGCATTTTGAGGTGCTGATCCTCCCGTTCAGGCATTCCGGCATAACCTATCTTATCAGGATTGTAATCAAGGACATCACGAACTTCATCAGACTCGAAAAAGAGCTCCTGAAAAGAAACAAGGAACTGATCATCATCAATACCCTTTCAAGCGCCTTTATCTCATCAGAAAATATGGACCTGGTGATGGAGGACCTGATCGAAAAAGTCCTTCTCATCACAGACTTTCATACAGGCTTCCTGATGATGAGCGAAGACGAGCGACTCAAACTGAAGACGAGCAAAGGCCTTTCCCCGGATCTGCAGAACTTTATCCTTGCCGGAGGCATTGAAACCATCTGCCACGATGCCCTCAGGATACAGGAGCCGATGTATATTGTTGAGCGTACGGCCATCTCGAGGGTCCCGGTGCTGCGAGAGGAAGGCTTTGTCTTTATTGTTGCCATACCGCTTCTATCCAGCCAAAAGGCAATAGGCCTGCTCTTTCTGGCCAGCAGGGTGAACAGGGAGATGGATTTTGATTTTGCGGCACTCCTCTCACTGGTCGGCAACCACGTATCCCATATCATCGACAAGATCAAGCTCTTCCAGGAAACAAAACGGCTCTCGATAACCGACGGCCTCACCGGGCTCTTTAACAGCAGATATTTTTACCGCTATCTCGATCTTGAAATATCGAGGACGAAACGGTACGGCAGTTCGTTTTCGCTCATGCTTTTTGACATTGATAACTTCAAGCGCCTGAACGACACCTACGGTCACCAGGCAGGAGACGAGGTGCTTCAGGAACTTGCCAGGATCTTCAAGTCGGTTTCGAGAGAAACGGACGTTGTGGTAAGGTATGGAGGCGAGGAGTTTGTTATCATACTGCCGAACACGGCAGAAGATGAAGCGATCACCCTTGCCGGAAGAATATTACAGTCAGTGCGGGAGACAGAGATAAAAATCAATGCCACGGAGACAGTGAATATAACGGTAAGCGGCGGCGTCGCCTCGTTTCCGCAGAATGCATCCACGGCAAAGGACCTGCTCAATGCTGCAGACAGCGCCATGTACGCAGCAAAAACTGCGGGCAGAAATACCATAGTCTGTTACCAGGGAAACGTGCGTGAAAAAAGTATTTGA